The genomic segment tggaagatggcaaacGTTCGAGGGAGATATGCAACACCTAAGACACCtgcaacggcaacggcaacggcaacacaagagccagagccaaccAAAGatcctttcttcttcttgttggacCGAATGGTTGCAGTATCCTGTGTGATTTATTAGTCGCCACCCCATCACAACCATCGCTCGCAACTGTAAcaagacaccagacaactcGAGTACGGGGTTTGTATTAGAAGATGGCAGCCCGGTTCCTTGTACCGCACGAGCTACAATACAGTCTAAATGTGATAGGCTGCGCATAAAATACTCTTTCTTATGCCCaacggacatggacatgacggGCACAGGAGTGAATCAAGgctccagcccagcccgCTCTTGCAGCTTGAGACTGCATCAGTCGGTCCTTCCGCTCCACCAGCCGCCATGTCTCTCGAGGCAGGCATCAGCGTGAGCGTCAACTGCtcgttcaatgttagcttcagcccaccagacatggacagcttGAGCCTTGCATGGATAGCTTGTGGCCGGGCCCAGGCAGGTCTTGTGCGCAAAACTGGGCATTCCGAGGAAGTCCAGctgcttcgtcgtcgctcaCTCGTCATCACTCGCAAGCTTGCCCGAGGTCACAAGCCACTGACGCCTGCGCCCCTCAAGTGTCCCCCTCgagaaacattgaaccccagTTGTCCCAGCCCAGCCGTGgcctggtgtctggtgctccgtcaattgaagtctggtgcagtctGGGCCATGTCTCCTGATTCCTGAACTCCTCTTGGTCAACAGCTTGGGCGCCGAAGAAACTAGCTTGGTACcaactgaccagacctgttGCTTGGCCGCCACATGCTCGCTTCTCAAGTCCACCCTCCTCCCCACGTCGTCCACATTTTCGCATACttgtacggagcacaagcTTCCTCGACTTGAGATCTGGACACCTCTCTCAACTTCCACCCTTCACATTCGCACAACTCTGACCACAGTCCGCCATCTTGCTTCGTTTGCTTAACATCTTACCGCAGCTACGACCATCGCGCCGCCAACTCCGGACATCCGATCCAGAATACAATCCTCAAAATGTCTGCCCAGGAAAAGGCCCAGAATTACCTCAGCAGCTTGGACAAGGAGGTTCGTTCTCGTGCGCTGAGCACACGGCGCCTAGCCGAAATTGCGATGAATCCCCTGCATTTGCTCGAAATGTGCTGACGCGAAGCTTGTACTGTAGCTTTCCAAGTACCCTGCGCTTAACAACCTCGAAAGGCAGGCTGGTGTACCCAAGGCTTATGCCGTCATTGGAGTCGGCGCCCTCtacttcttcctcatcatcttcaacctcggTGGTCAGCTCCTCACAAACTTTGCTGGCTTCGTCATCCCCGGGTACTATTCTCTTCAAGCTCTTTTCACCTCTACCAAGGATGATGACACTCAGTGGTTGACTGTGCGTGCAATTTCTCTCCCTTGTTTCCTCGTTTGCGCCCCGGGAGCTCAAAGCTAACTGTCATGTCATTTCTTGTGCCTATAGTACTGGGttgttttctccttcttcaccgtcattgagagcttcttcaacattgtctACTGGTTCCCCTTCTACTTTGTCTTCAAGTTTGTTTTCCTTCTGTGGCTGTCTCTGCCCATGTTCCGGTAAGTCACGACCCTTGAAATCATTCACAAAAGAGAAGGAGAGCGTCAAAACGCTAACTACTTTGTGTGCAGTGGTGCCGAGATCATTTTCCGATCTTTCCTGGTCCCCACTCTCAGCCGATACTTCCAGCAGCCTGCCTCGACCTCTGCTGGTCTGCGCTCCAAGACTGGCGGCCTTGACAAGTCCGACTAAAGTCCCGGACCATTTAATGCCCGTCGACTCTATCAGTGCTGATGCATCCCACCTATTCGAGTAGATGAGAGCCACGCAGCTGCATCGGCGAAATGCTctgaatggcatcaacacgCGATAAGCGACATTGATGATAAACGCGGAGCACGAACACgggacaaaaaaaagaagttGGGCAAGGGCTACGGTTACAGCTTTGGCCTTTGAGCTCGGCCACGCTGTCCTACCACTGCGGCCTTGGATGGCTAATGGCTGTGGGGAGCGGGGGCTGACCATCGGGACACGGACACGGACACCAAACGGGACAAGGGGGCGGAACGGAGCAGGGATAGGCAGAGGCGATGACAGATTTCATTAGAGCTTCTATGATTGGGGACTTGAATGTACGGCGCAATGTATCGCGTATCTCTATCATTGCTGTATGGGATTAGGATTATTACTTTTTTGCGGTGAATCAATCTGCCTTTGGTGTTTGTATCCATTTGCCACCATGGTGCACATGGAGTTACCTCGGGAAGAGTCAAACCCCTTAGGGAGTTCATGCAACTTGATGCAAGGAGCTTGTGACAAGGTTGCATCGACCAATGTGTTAGGCGACCGGAGGGAGGCAGTTGTTACAATGTGAACATGAATCCACCTCTGATTTTGAGTTTTTTGCGTGTGCGACTACTATGTCGTAAGAGGCATTCATTTAGTCAGAACATGCGTGCTCTCTTCTGTCCGACTTTGGTGGAATAATAAATGGCACGTAGACTGACATCATGACGAtctggccatgatgggcgTGAAACATGTGACGTCGCACATGCCCTACAATTGTGtatgtgctgtgctgtgctgtgctaCCCCTGATCGATCGTGATGCTGACAGTCTTGGCTGTGATGGCCAGGAGTTGCGCAGCACCTGAGATAATTTggcgacttcaatgttccagtTGCCAGTTGGGGGCAGTGACTGTGCGGATGCAGATTGATAACACTCATACCTATAGGGTTAGGCTTGGAGTctttgatgattgatgcCGATGGTTGATGACGATGGGATATTTCAAATTTGATACTTTGCGACAGAGCTGAGGCAACGCGTCCAAGAGAAGCTGCATGAGGccctggtctggtcaactggtgcggTTGATTGCCTCAGCCTGGTTTGGTTGACATGGAAGCGCTTGAGCCTGACTCCCAGCGCCACAGGGGACTCATGTCGATATTTTAAGCGGCTGTTTGCCTGAAGCCCGCTGGGAGCTAGTGCGAC from the Pochonia chlamydosporia 170 chromosome 6, whole genome shotgun sequence genome contains:
- a CDS encoding protein yop-1 (similar to Metarhizium acridum CQMa 102 XP_007808775.1), with the translated sequence MSAQEKAQNYLSSLDKELSKYPALNNLERQAGVPKAYAVIGVGALYFFLIIFNLGGQLLTNFAGFVIPGYYSLQALFTSTKDDDTQWLTYWVVFSFFTVIESFFNIVYWFPFYFVFKFVFLLWLSLPMFRGAEIIFRSFLVPTLSRYFQQPASTSAGLRSKTGGLDKSD